Proteins found in one Fulvitalea axinellae genomic segment:
- the fumC gene encoding class II fumarate hydratase has translation MDFRTEHDTMGEIKVPAEKYWGAQTQRSLQNFTIGGDKARMPIEVIRAFAVLKKAAALTNAELGVLSEEKARLIAQVCDEITDGKLDDQFPLVIWQTGSGTQSNMNVNEVVANRAHVLSGGILNDLQKSVHPNDDVNKSQSSNDTFPTAMSIAAYKAVHEWVFPMVRKLRDSLAKKSEEFKDIVKIGRTHTMDATPLTLGMEFSAYVAQLDYALKAIKHTLPHVAELALGGTAVGTGLNTPKGYSEKVAEKIAKLTGLPFLTAPNKFEALATKDSMVELHGALKQLAVSLMKIGNDIRFLGSGPRSGIGEIILPANEPGSSIMPGKVNPTQCEALTMVCAQVMGNDVAVSVAGSNGHFQLNVFKPVIIHNVLTSARILADSCDSFEKNCVVNIQANPERINSQLENSLMLVTALNTHIGYENAAKIAKKAYNENTTLREAAISLGLLTDEQFDKWVVPSKMIGPVEK, from the coding sequence ATGGATTTCAGAACCGAACACGACACAATGGGCGAAATCAAAGTGCCCGCCGAAAAATATTGGGGAGCCCAAACCCAGCGCTCATTGCAAAACTTCACAATAGGAGGAGACAAAGCTAGAATGCCGATAGAAGTGATTCGGGCTTTTGCCGTTCTGAAAAAAGCCGCCGCCTTAACCAATGCGGAACTCGGTGTTCTTTCCGAAGAAAAAGCACGGCTAATCGCTCAAGTTTGCGATGAAATAACGGACGGAAAACTGGACGATCAATTTCCCCTAGTGATCTGGCAAACAGGTTCGGGCACACAATCAAACATGAACGTCAACGAAGTTGTAGCCAACCGCGCGCACGTTTTGAGCGGAGGAATTCTGAACGACTTACAAAAGTCCGTACACCCGAACGACGACGTAAATAAATCCCAGTCCTCAAACGACACTTTTCCGACAGCCATGAGTATCGCCGCTTACAAAGCCGTCCACGAATGGGTTTTCCCAATGGTTCGAAAACTCCGGGACTCTTTGGCGAAGAAATCAGAAGAGTTTAAAGACATTGTCAAGATCGGGAGAACCCACACAATGGACGCCACTCCTTTAACATTAGGGATGGAATTTTCCGCTTATGTGGCCCAGTTGGATTACGCTCTGAAAGCCATCAAACACACTTTGCCGCATGTAGCGGAATTAGCCCTTGGAGGCACCGCCGTAGGCACAGGACTTAATACGCCAAAAGGCTATTCTGAAAAAGTAGCGGAGAAAATCGCAAAACTTACGGGACTTCCATTTCTCACCGCCCCTAACAAATTCGAGGCTTTGGCAACCAAAGATTCAATGGTGGAACTTCACGGAGCCTTGAAACAACTGGCCGTAAGCTTAATGAAAATAGGCAACGATATCCGGTTTCTCGGTTCGGGTCCGCGTTCAGGGATTGGGGAAATAATCCTGCCCGCTAACGAGCCCGGGTCTTCCATTATGCCCGGCAAAGTAAACCCGACCCAATGCGAAGCTTTGACAATGGTTTGCGCACAAGTGATGGGCAATGACGTGGCGGTTTCCGTAGCCGGATCGAACGGACACTTCCAGCTTAACGTTTTCAAGCCTGTGATAATCCACAATGTGCTGACATCTGCCCGGATTTTGGCAGACTCTTGCGATTCCTTCGAAAAAAATTGTGTCGTGAATATCCAGGCCAACCCCGAGCGAATAAACTCCCAGTTAGAAAATTCACTGATGTTAGTCACTGCGCTGAATACCCACATTGGTTATGAAAATGCAGCTAAAATCGCAAAAAAGGCGTATAACGAAAACACAACACTGCGTGAAGCTGCGATTTCGCTTGGTTTGTTAACGGACGAGCAGTTTGATAAATGGGTCGTTCCCTCCAAAATGATTGGGCCTGTGGAAAAATAA
- a CDS encoding Ezrin/radixin/moesin family protein, with translation MRHKILFLCFLLAAFALSGVSQQAVAQEMSKKERKEWKRKLKKISPEQYKKFLDEFKALQAKSSEQNGQISSLEERLNSRNKDLQAKEAEVSQLLSQLDKYKNGEVKTETAVDEAPAKPAKNKNYTKGVTFRVQIGAFRNKDLSKYFDNTESFGGEINQDGTQQITLGVFRDYWNANTFKKYLREMGVKDAWIVAYKNNKRVPIKDVLEGVM, from the coding sequence ATGAGACACAAAATCCTATTCCTGTGCTTCCTTTTGGCGGCCTTTGCGCTTTCCGGGGTTAGCCAGCAAGCAGTCGCCCAAGAGATGTCGAAAAAAGAGCGGAAGGAGTGGAAACGCAAGCTTAAAAAAATCAGTCCAGAACAATACAAGAAGTTTCTGGACGAGTTTAAGGCTTTGCAAGCGAAAAGCAGTGAGCAAAACGGTCAGATTTCCAGCTTGGAAGAGCGCCTGAACAGTCGCAACAAAGACCTCCAAGCCAAAGAGGCCGAAGTAAGCCAACTGCTCTCGCAATTGGACAAATACAAAAACGGGGAAGTCAAAACCGAAACCGCCGTTGATGAGGCTCCGGCAAAACCCGCCAAAAACAAGAATTACACTAAAGGTGTAACTTTCAGGGTTCAGATCGGCGCTTTCCGCAACAAAGACCTTTCGAAATACTTCGACAATACCGAAAGCTTTGGCGGAGAGATCAACCAAGACGGTACCCAGCAAATCACGCTAGGAGTCTTCCGCGACTACTGGAACGCCAACACGTTCAAAAAGTACCTTCGCGAGATGGGTGTAAAAGACGCTTGGATTGTCGCTTACAAAAACAACAAGCGTGTACCGATCAAAGACGTACTCGAAGGCGTAATGTAA
- the radC gene encoding RadC family protein, which translates to MEQYEAPTGIKQWAEEDRPREKLAMKGRAALTNAELLAILIGSGTKSQSAVDLAKHLLNTASNNLSELARQSVDDMCSVKGIGPAKAISITAALELGRRRKEADPVRRLKIACSQDAFECLRPDLMDLAHEEFWVLLLNRANGVLRKRKVSEGGISGTVADPKRIFKMALNIQASAVILAHNHPSGQLKASDADIRLTKKVKQAGEFLEIPVLDHIIYTDNGYLSFADKGLL; encoded by the coding sequence ATGGAACAGTATGAAGCCCCAACGGGGATAAAACAGTGGGCGGAAGAGGATAGGCCTAGGGAAAAATTGGCGATGAAGGGACGGGCGGCACTTACAAATGCCGAATTATTGGCGATTCTAATAGGTTCGGGGACAAAATCTCAATCGGCGGTGGACTTGGCCAAACATTTACTTAATACGGCTTCGAATAACCTCAGCGAACTTGCGCGGCAATCCGTAGACGATATGTGTTCCGTAAAAGGCATTGGCCCTGCGAAGGCGATTTCCATTACGGCGGCTTTGGAATTGGGAAGAAGACGAAAAGAGGCTGACCCTGTCCGCAGACTGAAAATAGCGTGCTCCCAAGACGCGTTCGAATGTCTTCGTCCTGACCTTATGGATCTTGCTCACGAAGAATTCTGGGTTTTGTTACTAAATAGGGCAAACGGAGTACTAAGAAAAAGAAAAGTGAGTGAAGGCGGAATATCAGGAACGGTAGCCGATCCGAAGCGGATTTTCAAAATGGCCTTGAATATACAGGCAAGTGCGGTGATTTTGGCCCATAACCATCCATCGGGACAGTTGAAGGCTAGTGATGCGGATATTCGGCTTACTAAGAAAGTGAAGCAGGCCGGTGAGTTTCTGGAAATACCTGTTCTGGACCATATCATCTATACCGATAACGGCTATCTGAGCTTCGCGGACAAAGGGTTGCTTTAA
- the rpsT gene encoding 30S ribosomal protein S20, translated as MANHKSALKRIRSDRAKRLRNRYQKKTTRTFIKKLQHTTDKTEAQELLKQVSGMLDKLAKRNIIHKNNAANKKSKLTKFVNGLA; from the coding sequence ATGGCAAATCACAAATCAGCGCTGAAGAGAATCCGTTCTGACCGTGCTAAGCGCCTGAGAAACAGGTACCAAAAGAAGACAACTAGAACTTTCATCAAGAAGTTGCAACACACAACTGACAAGACTGAAGCGCAGGAGTTGTTGAAGCAGGTTTCTGGTATGTTGGACAAGTTGGCTAAGCGTAACATCATCCACAAAAACAACGCTGCTAACAAGAAGTCTAAATTGACGAAGTTCGTAAACGGATTGGCTTAA
- the ettA gene encoding energy-dependent translational throttle protein EttA — translation MSDEKIIFSMAGVSKTYQPNKQVLKNIYLSFFYGAKIGVLGLNGSGKSSLMRIIAGIDKEYQGEVVSDTGYSVGYLEQEPELDPEKTVREVVEEGVATTVDLLREFDEINLKFAEPEILEDPDAMDKLITRQGEVQEQLDQLDAWNLDSNLERAMEALRTPPGEAKVANLSGGEKRRVALCRLLLQQPDVLLLDEPTNHLDAESVLWLEHHLQQYKGTVIAVTHDRYFLDNVAGWILELDRGEGIPWKGNYSSWLDQKQKRLAQEEKTESKRQKTLERELEWVKMTPKGRHAKAKARLSAYDKLVSEEGKEKEAKLELFIPPGPRLGTKVIEAKGVSKAFGEKFLYEDLNFMLPQGGIVGIIGPNGAGKTTLFKMITGQEQPDDGSFEVGETVKIAYVDQEHDDMKPDSTVWETISDGEELIDLGGRQVNSRAYVSKFNFSGGDQQKKVGQLSGGERNRVHLAMTLKQGANMLLLDEPTNDLDVNTLRALEEALENFGGCAVIISHDRWFLDRVCTHILAFEGESQVKWFEGNFSEYEEDRMKRLGDVTPTRIKYKKLTK, via the coding sequence ATGAGTGACGAGAAAATAATCTTTTCAATGGCCGGGGTCAGTAAGACCTACCAGCCAAACAAACAGGTGCTCAAAAATATCTACCTGTCGTTTTTTTATGGAGCGAAAATCGGTGTGCTCGGTCTTAACGGCTCGGGTAAATCGTCGTTGATGCGAATTATCGCCGGAATCGACAAAGAGTACCAAGGCGAAGTGGTGTCCGATACCGGTTATTCGGTGGGATATCTTGAGCAAGAGCCTGAGCTTGATCCGGAAAAAACGGTAAGGGAAGTGGTGGAAGAAGGCGTGGCTACAACCGTGGATCTGCTTCGCGAGTTCGACGAGATCAACCTGAAATTCGCCGAGCCGGAGATTCTTGAGGATCCCGACGCCATGGACAAGCTTATCACCCGCCAAGGCGAGGTACAAGAGCAGCTTGATCAGCTAGACGCTTGGAATCTCGATTCAAACTTGGAACGCGCGATGGAAGCCTTGCGCACGCCTCCCGGCGAAGCCAAGGTGGCGAACCTTTCCGGTGGCGAGAAGCGCCGTGTGGCCTTGTGCCGTCTGTTGCTTCAGCAACCCGACGTTCTTCTTCTTGACGAACCTACCAACCACTTGGATGCCGAATCAGTACTTTGGCTTGAGCACCACTTACAACAATATAAAGGTACGGTAATCGCCGTGACTCACGACCGTTATTTCTTGGATAATGTAGCGGGTTGGATCCTTGAGCTTGACCGCGGAGAGGGTATTCCGTGGAAAGGGAACTATTCTTCTTGGCTTGACCAGAAACAAAAGCGTTTGGCTCAAGAAGAAAAGACTGAGTCGAAACGCCAGAAGACATTGGAGCGGGAGCTCGAATGGGTGAAGATGACACCTAAAGGCCGTCACGCTAAAGCCAAAGCCCGTCTTAGCGCATATGATAAACTCGTTTCCGAAGAAGGGAAGGAGAAAGAAGCGAAACTCGAACTCTTTATTCCTCCGGGGCCACGTTTGGGAACCAAAGTTATTGAGGCGAAAGGCGTTTCCAAGGCATTCGGTGAGAAGTTCCTTTATGAGGACTTGAACTTTATGCTTCCGCAAGGCGGTATCGTAGGTATTATCGGGCCTAATGGTGCCGGTAAAACCACGCTTTTCAAAATGATCACAGGGCAGGAACAGCCGGATGACGGATCGTTTGAAGTGGGTGAGACGGTGAAAATCGCTTACGTTGACCAGGAACACGACGACATGAAGCCTGATTCGACTGTTTGGGAAACCATTTCAGACGGAGAGGAGTTGATCGATTTGGGAGGCCGTCAGGTGAACTCACGTGCTTACGTTAGCAAGTTCAACTTTAGCGGAGGTGACCAACAGAAAAAAGTGGGTCAGCTTTCGGGTGGTGAGCGTAACCGTGTACACTTGGCCATGACGCTAAAACAAGGCGCCAACATGCTTCTTCTTGACGAACCTACCAACGACTTGGACGTTAATACGCTCCGGGCATTGGAGGAAGCGTTGGAGAACTTCGGCGGATGTGCGGTGATCATTTCCCACGACCGTTGGTTCCTTGACAGGGTTTGTACCCACATTCTAGCGTTCGAAGGGGAGTCGCAGGTGAAGTGGTTTGAGGGTAACTTCAGCGAGTATGAGGAGGACAGGATGAAGCGTCTGGGAGACGTGACGCCTACCAGAATCAAGTACAAAAAACTGACAAAGTAG
- a CDS encoding DUF349 domain-containing protein produces MESNEYGYIKDGKVFLKGFLEFPDREIGEVKEDEASSLKYFEDRFEIAQNKVDELAKAIEEATNKGSYLMKLVHLRKYLAEFDAIGDFVPLFESLGRYEVQIQEIILKNRVKNLEIKRALLAEAELIVAMDDMREASEKFKDLNLRWLKTGAVGEESREEVEGVFEKMRSEFYEKKSNLYAERQQLVEASIKEYEKLVEEAEGLGTTEDIEAAAEKLKTLQKQWKELGSIPAKVRTALWSRFRKANDDVFNKLKSLRKENRSKKAGVLRAELVEKAEAFMANEDATPEAIKRLVGDWKRLPKGGASKELADRFFYATDWVNERLFVEKLATAKFKGFKDKDETEQNKIRLRIVRDLLQRDMRELEVFKENMEKFHANSGAFNSIVSGKEEIKTRKVQVKKKLMEHFQQKSKS; encoded by the coding sequence TTGGAATCGAACGAATACGGTTATATTAAAGACGGCAAAGTGTTTCTCAAAGGGTTCTTGGAGTTCCCCGACAGAGAAATTGGTGAGGTAAAGGAGGACGAGGCCTCTTCTCTCAAGTATTTCGAAGACCGTTTCGAAATTGCCCAAAACAAAGTGGATGAGTTGGCCAAAGCCATCGAGGAAGCGACAAACAAGGGCTCATACTTGATGAAATTGGTCCATTTGAGAAAATATCTGGCCGAATTTGACGCGATCGGAGATTTTGTCCCATTGTTTGAGAGCCTCGGCAGGTATGAGGTCCAGATACAGGAGATCATCCTTAAGAACCGCGTCAAGAACTTGGAAATCAAGCGCGCCTTATTGGCCGAAGCGGAATTGATTGTGGCTATGGATGACATGAGGGAAGCCTCTGAGAAGTTCAAAGACCTTAATCTTCGTTGGCTGAAAACCGGCGCCGTGGGCGAAGAGTCGCGGGAGGAAGTCGAAGGCGTTTTCGAAAAAATGCGTTCGGAATTCTACGAAAAGAAGTCAAACCTGTACGCTGAGCGCCAACAATTGGTGGAAGCCAGCATCAAGGAATACGAAAAGCTCGTCGAGGAAGCCGAGGGACTCGGAACCACCGAGGACATCGAAGCGGCGGCCGAGAAGCTGAAGACTTTGCAAAAGCAATGGAAAGAGCTCGGCTCTATCCCCGCTAAAGTCAGAACGGCGCTCTGGTCTCGTTTCCGCAAGGCGAACGACGACGTTTTCAACAAGCTGAAATCTCTCAGAAAAGAAAATCGCTCGAAAAAAGCGGGTGTTCTCAGAGCCGAATTGGTGGAAAAGGCCGAAGCCTTTATGGCTAATGAAGACGCTACCCCCGAAGCTATCAAGCGCTTGGTTGGCGACTGGAAACGCTTGCCAAAAGGCGGGGCGTCAAAAGAATTGGCTGACCGCTTCTTCTACGCCACCGATTGGGTAAACGAGCGACTGTTTGTGGAGAAATTGGCCACAGCCAAATTCAAAGGCTTCAAAGACAAGGACGAAACGGAGCAAAACAAGATCCGTTTGAGAATTGTTCGCGACCTGCTACAACGCGACATGCGCGAATTGGAAGTGTTTAAGGAGAATATGGAGAAGTTTCACGCCAACTCAGGGGCCTTCAACAGCATCGTTTCTGGTAAGGAAGAGATCAAAACCAGGAAGGTTCAGGTGAAAAAGAAACTGATGGAACACTTCCAACAAAAATCGAAATCATAA
- a CDS encoding DUF2795 domain-containing protein gives MYWTLELASYLEDAPWPATKDELIDFSVRSGAPMEVVENLQELEDDGQPYESIEEIWPDYPTKEDFFFNEDEY, from the coding sequence ATGTACTGGACACTTGAACTAGCTTCTTATCTCGAAGATGCTCCTTGGCCAGCAACCAAGGACGAATTGATTGACTTCTCAGTCCGTTCCGGAGCCCCAATGGAAGTGGTCGAAAACCTTCAGGAGCTGGAAGACGACGGCCAGCCTTATGAAAGCATAGAGGAAATTTGGCCGGATTACCCGACGAAAGAAGACTTCTTCTTCAACGAAGACGAATATTGA
- a CDS encoding 2-C-methyl-D-erythritol 4-phosphate cytidylyltransferase: MKRYALIVAGGSGSRMGSALPKQFLEVGGIPILMRTIDAFANMKDVPEIILALPENQIDFWRELIEKHNFQTSHTVVKGGASRFQSVKNGLDKLQGGGLVAVHDGVRPFTPANVLDEAYKTAEKTGSAVVAVELKDSIREIDGDGNSEAKDRAQYRLVQTPQVFGLKNLKDAYAQPEQSRFTDDASVFEAFGGKITLTQGAYENIKITTPEDMVFAEAFVKSL, from the coding sequence ATGAAACGATACGCTCTAATAGTGGCAGGCGGTAGCGGTAGCCGTATGGGCTCCGCATTGCCGAAACAATTTTTGGAAGTAGGGGGAATCCCAATCCTTATGCGAACGATTGATGCGTTTGCAAATATGAAGGATGTCCCCGAAATCATCTTAGCGCTTCCTGAGAATCAAATTGATTTTTGGAGAGAATTGATTGAGAAACATAATTTTCAAACTTCCCATACTGTAGTAAAAGGTGGCGCTAGTCGATTTCAGTCTGTGAAAAACGGATTGGATAAGCTTCAGGGGGGCGGATTGGTGGCCGTACACGATGGCGTTCGACCATTTACACCGGCTAATGTGTTGGACGAAGCCTATAAAACCGCTGAGAAAACGGGAAGTGCCGTTGTGGCCGTCGAGCTGAAAGATTCGATTCGTGAGATTGACGGGGATGGAAATAGTGAGGCCAAAGACAGGGCTCAGTATCGTTTGGTGCAGACTCCGCAGGTGTTTGGTCTAAAAAATCTCAAAGACGCTTACGCCCAACCGGAGCAGAGTAGATTTACGGACGACGCTTCAGTGTTTGAGGCCTTTGGCGGTAAGATAACTTTGACGCAAGGTGCTTACGAAAACATAAAGATCACCACACCGGAAGATATGGTTTTCGCCGAGGCTTTTGTGAAGAGCCTGTAA
- the queA gene encoding tRNA preQ1(34) S-adenosylmethionine ribosyltransferase-isomerase QueA gives MKLSEFKFDLPADLLAQYPVENRDESRLMVVHKDTGKIEHKVFKDVIDYFDEGDVLVTNDTKVFPARLYGNKEKTGAKIEVFLLRELNKDLHLWDVLVDPARKIRVGNKLYFGNGDLVAEVIDNTTSRGRTIRFLYEGEDEEFYRLIDSLGETPIPRELQREAEASDRERYQTIYAKNVGAVAAPTAGLHFTPHLLKRLEIKGIDMSAVTLHVGLGAFRPVDVEDLTKHKMDSENFKIAEPTVGMVNKALDNKRRVCAVGTTTMRALESSVSAAGRLKDFEGWTDRFIFPPYDFKICSGLISNFHLPQSTLLMMVAAYGGYELIMDAYQEAIKEKYRFFTYGDAMLVL, from the coding sequence ATGAAGTTATCAGAGTTCAAGTTCGATTTGCCAGCCGATTTGCTGGCCCAATACCCGGTCGAAAACAGGGACGAGTCCCGTTTGATGGTTGTTCATAAAGACACTGGAAAGATTGAGCACAAGGTCTTCAAAGACGTCATCGACTATTTCGACGAAGGTGACGTGCTTGTGACGAATGACACGAAAGTTTTCCCCGCTCGCCTTTACGGCAACAAGGAGAAAACCGGAGCGAAGATCGAAGTGTTCCTGCTCCGCGAACTGAACAAGGACCTGCACTTGTGGGACGTGTTGGTTGATCCCGCCAGAAAAATCCGGGTAGGGAACAAGCTCTACTTTGGCAATGGCGATTTGGTGGCCGAGGTCATCGACAACACAACGTCGCGCGGAAGAACGATCCGTTTCCTTTACGAAGGTGAGGACGAAGAGTTCTACCGTCTTATCGATTCGTTGGGCGAAACGCCGATCCCTCGCGAGCTTCAGCGCGAAGCCGAGGCTTCTGACCGTGAGCGTTATCAAACTATCTACGCCAAGAACGTAGGAGCCGTAGCTGCGCCAACCGCTGGCCTGCACTTTACGCCGCATTTGTTGAAGCGCCTTGAGATCAAGGGGATAGACATGAGCGCCGTGACACTTCACGTTGGTCTTGGAGCTTTCCGTCCAGTGGATGTGGAAGACCTTACCAAGCACAAAATGGATTCGGAGAATTTCAAAATCGCCGAGCCGACTGTGGGTATGGTAAACAAAGCCCTTGACAACAAGCGTAGAGTGTGTGCAGTGGGTACTACCACAATGCGCGCGCTTGAGTCGTCAGTTTCCGCCGCAGGAAGACTTAAGGACTTCGAAGGTTGGACCGACAGGTTTATCTTTCCTCCTTACGATTTCAAAATCTGTAGCGGTTTGATCAGTAACTTCCACCTTCCGCAGTCAACGTTGTTGATGATGGTTGCGGCTTATGGCGGTTATGAGCTGATTATGGACGCATACCAAGAGGCGATCAAAGAAAAATATCGCTTCTTCACATACGGAGACGCAATGCTGGTGCTTTAA
- a CDS encoding DUF2961 domain-containing protein, translating into MMVFKRAIGMFIASLFCAVTSFSQTVSVSSELEKMISVDHFWETQEYTTYQYSGFNRKGNNPDDVNSLYKEGKWHVYADCEGPGVATRIWSTFRLNRGWGNMKVEVDGKTIYEGPTKGFFESGLPFAAPMSQIEVRSAEEGKIFGICRVPMPFTKRFRFMLDKPNYNIVNIKRFDSPVAIKSFTTNFTNEEKAAWEKANNAFADKNFMANKVKRYRKVSKKANLNPNGDVEIKLDGSGIIRGIELDADKETLKNLQMKIFWDGESRPSVDVPVELGFGSNEQSTLLLGANKSGKYNYIPMPFQKNARISIHNNSSRKLKFKVSIFREKADVANAVKKLRAKANSGKYYIKSSQPPYPKAPLNEYFYKNGFTVLDTHGAGHVIAYLDYFDCQPELDEHIFVDEKNNFPNNLWNGTGHEDLFDMSWGHFNKSSAYVSGGSEHAKEVNTRIFWESPITYKKSLKFNWEWTPNIYKNPNRDAGFSTVIYYYQ; encoded by the coding sequence ATGATGGTATTTAAACGGGCGATAGGGATGTTTATAGCGTCTCTTTTTTGCGCCGTCACTAGCTTCTCTCAAACCGTAAGCGTGTCTTCGGAATTGGAGAAAATGATTTCCGTGGACCATTTTTGGGAAACACAAGAGTACACGACTTATCAATATTCCGGATTTAACCGCAAAGGAAACAATCCCGATGATGTTAACTCCCTTTACAAAGAAGGGAAGTGGCATGTATACGCCGACTGCGAGGGTCCTGGTGTGGCTACCCGGATTTGGTCGACTTTCAGGCTGAACCGAGGTTGGGGAAATATGAAAGTGGAAGTGGACGGTAAAACGATCTACGAAGGGCCTACAAAAGGCTTTTTCGAGTCGGGTTTGCCATTCGCCGCGCCAATGTCGCAGATTGAGGTTCGTTCGGCCGAAGAAGGCAAAATTTTCGGGATTTGCCGTGTGCCGATGCCTTTCACCAAGCGTTTTCGTTTTATGCTCGACAAGCCAAATTACAATATTGTTAACATCAAACGTTTTGACTCGCCAGTTGCCATAAAGTCTTTTACAACAAACTTTACCAATGAAGAAAAGGCCGCTTGGGAAAAGGCGAACAACGCTTTTGCGGATAAAAATTTTATGGCGAACAAAGTGAAGCGTTACCGTAAAGTCAGCAAAAAGGCGAATCTTAATCCTAACGGAGACGTAGAGATAAAGCTTGACGGTTCGGGGATTATTCGTGGAATTGAGCTTGACGCGGACAAGGAGACTCTGAAGAATTTGCAAATGAAGATCTTCTGGGATGGAGAGTCCCGTCCTTCGGTTGATGTTCCCGTAGAGCTCGGTTTCGGATCGAACGAGCAAAGTACGCTATTACTTGGCGCTAATAAATCGGGAAAGTACAATTATATTCCGATGCCTTTCCAGAAAAATGCCCGTATTTCCATTCATAATAATTCTTCAAGAAAGCTGAAATTCAAAGTGTCCATTTTCAGGGAAAAAGCTGATGTGGCGAATGCAGTAAAGAAGCTTAGGGCGAAAGCCAATTCCGGGAAGTATTATATCAAGAGTTCTCAGCCACCTTACCCGAAAGCTCCGCTCAACGAGTATTTCTACAAAAACGGATTTACGGTGTTGGACACCCACGGCGCAGGTCACGTGATCGCTTATTTGGATTATTTCGATTGTCAGCCCGAACTCGACGAGCATATTTTTGTGGATGAGAAGAACAACTTTCCGAACAACCTCTGGAACGGAACAGGGCACGAAGACTTGTTCGATATGTCATGGGGACACTTTAACAAATCCTCGGCTTATGTTTCTGGAGGTAGCGAGCACGCCAAGGAAGTGAACACCAGAATCTTTTGGGAGTCGCCGATTACTTATAAAAAATCGTTGAAGTTTAACTGGGAGTGGACTCCGAATATTTATAAAAACCCGAATCGTGACGCTGGGTTCTCTACGGTGATTTATTATTACCAATAA
- a CDS encoding glycerophosphodiester phosphodiesterase family protein encodes MNTLRISLLLSLIFPLMLSCDSNNPKPDIQGHRGARGLMPENTIPSFITALEYGVNTLELDVVINGDGNVLVSHEPFFSAHISTAPDGSEVSEELEASLNIFRMSQTEIKRFDVGMRKLSSFPRQEKMKVSKPLLSEVFEAVKEYQIKHPSRTVAYNIEIKSVEGQEGLTQPDVKVFSDAVVSVIRKHVQIKNVNLQSFDFRVLRYLHEKYPEIRLAALVENGKSIEENLTDLGFLPEIYSPEYILLDQDSVKMLHEKGLQVIPWTVNNVSDMKKLTSWGVDGIITDYPDSAKSL; translated from the coding sequence ATGAACACGTTGCGAATATCCTTGTTACTAAGCCTAATATTTCCGCTTATGCTTTCTTGTGATTCAAATAATCCGAAGCCTGATATTCAGGGTCATAGAGGAGCGCGCGGGCTGATGCCCGAGAATACCATTCCGTCGTTTATCACTGCGTTGGAATATGGCGTGAATACTTTGGAACTCGATGTGGTCATCAATGGCGACGGAAACGTGTTGGTGTCTCACGAGCCGTTTTTTTCCGCCCATATCAGTACCGCTCCTGATGGGAGTGAGGTCAGCGAAGAACTGGAAGCCAGCTTGAATATTTTCCGGATGAGCCAAACTGAGATCAAGCGCTTTGATGTGGGGATGCGAAAACTGTCGAGTTTTCCAAGGCAAGAAAAGATGAAGGTGAGCAAGCCTCTCCTTTCCGAAGTCTTCGAAGCCGTAAAAGAATACCAGATCAAGCATCCGAGTAGGACTGTAGCTTATAATATCGAGATTAAATCGGTGGAAGGACAAGAAGGCCTTACCCAGCCGGATGTGAAAGTTTTCTCAGATGCGGTAGTGTCCGTTATCCGAAAGCATGTTCAGATAAAAAACGTCAATCTGCAGTCGTTTGATTTCAGGGTTCTACGGTATCTTCATGAGAAATACCCCGAGATCCGTTTGGCCGCTCTTGTCGAAAACGGTAAAAGCATTGAGGAAAACCTCACGGATCTCGGTTTTTTGCCCGAAATCTATAGCCCGGAATATATTCTTCTCGATCAGGATTCGGTAAAGATGCTCCACGAAAAAGGTTTGCAGGTTATACCATGGACAGTGAACAATGTAAGCGACATGAAAAAGCTGACCAGTTGGGGTGTTGACGGAATTATAACCGACTATCCCGATAGTGCAAAATCGTTGTAG